TGCAGAAGTTGCTCTGAGAGTCAAGGGGGAATTATTCCCAAAAAGGGCTTCAGGTGTGACGatgacttggaaaaaaaaccacattttaaaaaattcagattttgggTATTAAACGCACCTGGAGGTTCTACACAAACTGAAGGCAGTGACACAACAAACTACAAACCATGAGGTGGTTTCTGGAATAAAATGCTGAATGTtgactgaaaagctgaaaaaaaattggtgcCACTCCAGGTTTGTGACCTAATTATGCTCTCACCTAAACCAGGGCTTCATTCTCGGTGAGAGATTCAAACCAGACCTGTGGCACAATCTgaaaacacaggggaaaaataGCTGCAATTACATTTATGCAAAACATGCAAATGCTGTGTGAatctggagctggctgggatgaGTCTGGCATGGTTTTAATTTGGAAATGGCCACGAGACAGACGAGGCAGTGACTAAACTGCcagacagaggaggaaaaacacGTTGCTTTCCAAGGAGATGGCCACAAAGGCCTGAATTACCTGAATCAACAGTGCTGGCCAGGAGGGGCCTTTGATCTCTAATTAAGTCACATAAAACGAGGTTCCACCATGGAATGGAGAtgccagcagcaaggaaatGGGGAAGGAACATTGCAGTCCCAAATCAAAGGTtggtgctgggggaagggagtGTTTTCCATGCAGGATGAGCTTGGGAAACACAACCCATGAGCAAAGGCTGGCCCTGGGGCTACCCAGGATGGTATAAAACCCACTCTGAGCACAGGATCCCTCATCCacctctcctgccttctcctcctcgGTGACACAGGTGAGCTGCAACcgcctccttctccttctccttctccttctccttctccttctccttctccttctccttctccttctccttctccttctccttctccttctccttctccttctccttctccttctccttctccttctccttctccttctccttctccttctccttctctgctccttctccttctccttctccttctccttctccttctccttctccttctccttctccttctccttctccttctccttctccttctccttctccttctccttctccttctccttctcctttctcctctttgtcTTTGCCTTCATCTCTGgccttgctgctgtgcagctcctgctggaacTTTGCTCCCAgatcctgctcccagcctctgctcactgcgaggagctgggagaagctCTTGGGCTCTTTGCAGGAAGCCAAGGGGATGGGGCTCCTGATTCTTTCATCCTCCCtgttccctctcccttccctgggcctctgctccttcccctgctgagGCCGTGCCTCACCTTCTGCCTGTGCCTTCTCCAGgttctcctccagccccagccatgtCCTGCTACGACCTGTGCCGGCCCTGCGGCCCCACCCCGCTGGCCAACAGCTGCAACGAGCCCTGTGTGCGGCAGTGCCAGGACTCGCGGGTCATCATCGAGCCGTCCCCCGTGGTGGTCACCCTGCCCgggcccatcctcagctccttcccccagaaCACCGCCGTGGGATCCTCCACCTCCGCCGCCGTGGGCAGCATCCTCAGCGAGTCCGGGGTCCCCATCAACTCGGGGGGCTTTGGGCTCTCGGGGCTCTCTGGCCTCGGTGGCCGCTACTGCGGCCGCAGGTGCCTGCCCTGCTAGAGCCGGGCCGCACGTCCAGCGAGTGCCTCCCCAGGCCAAGtgtcccctggagctgctggccagcgTTTCCAGAGGCCTTgggggtccctgcagccctcctgccaaGGAGGGAGGCAAACGTGGCCACCTGAGGCTTCTGCTtgtcctgctttcctctgcGCCTCCCCGGGCCCTGccgtgccctgctctgctggcccaggggctcagccccagcccagcccagccctggggtcctgctgctcctgctggccccgTGCCCGGGCCAGCCAGACCTGTGTCCCACTGCTGGCCAGGTCTGCCTGCCCACCcctgctttctttctgtcttcacACTCAAT
This portion of the Serinus canaria isolate serCan28SL12 chromosome 25, serCan2020, whole genome shotgun sequence genome encodes:
- the LOC103823936 gene encoding feather beta keratin: MSCYDLCRPCGPTPLANSCNEPCVRQCQDSRVIIEPSPVVVTLPGPILSSFPQNTAVGSSTSAAVGSILSESGVPINSGGFGLSGLSGLGGRYCGRRCLPC